The DNA segment GGTGCTCTATCCCTGATGAAAGATCATGAAAACGGCTGGTTGTTCGACCTGCAAAAACCGGAGGAATTCCATGCCGCCTTGGACGAAGCCATGCTGAAGCCCGACCTCGCTGCGGAATACGCCGCCAAAGGTGGGCAGCTCGTGGATGAGAAATATGATGCCGGCGTCCTCGCTTTGGGCATGAAACGTTTTTACGAAACCCTGATCGAAGAAAAACATGCACTACGTGATTCTTCGCGATGACGATACAAACGCGTTTACTCCGGTCGAGTATCTGGAAAGGCTCTATCGCCCTTTCCTAAATCGCGGCCTGCCAGTGAACTTGGCCACTATTCCGTCCGTTCGCAGTGATGTCACTTTGCCCGATGGTTCTCCGGAAGGTTATCTGCTGGCAAAAGGCCAGAACTCTCCCCCCTTCGCACCGCTGACGGATAATCCTAAGCTCGTTGACTACCTGCACAAGAACGACGGTTACCAAGTCTTGCAGCACGGCTGTCATCACGACACTTGGGAGTTCGATCTCAAGAACCGCAGTGAAATCATCTCACGTCTGCAACATGGAGCCAAATGCCTCGCGGATGCGGGCTTCTCCCAACCAAGCACATTCGTCGCTCCACACGATAAACTCTCCAAAGAATCTTACGAAGAACTGGTGAAACGCTTCTCCGTCGTTTCCACCGGTTGGTTCGAGCTGCGCCGACTGCCCACCGTTTGGTGGCCGCAATTTCTTTGGAAGAAAGTGAATCGCCATCCCCATTGGCAGGTGGATCAAACCCTCCTTCTCTCCCATCCCGGCTGCCTGCTTTCCTGCTACCGTTCTTACGATACCATGCTGGATCGCATTGGTGAAGCTATCGATCGCCAACCCGTTACTGTCCTAGTGACTCACTGGTGGGAATACTTTCGCAATAATACCCCAGACGATCGTTTTATCGAAGTCCTCCATCGTACGGCAGATTACCTCGCCAGCCGGTCCGATGTCCGCGTGATCTCCTTCAGCGAACTGGCCAAGAACCGCCCAGTGTTAAACTGAAGCGCTCCCCTTCAAGGCGGACAGATCTTCATTTGTCATTCGACATTACTCATTCCTTGGTCATTCGACCTTCGTCATCGGTCATTCCAAAATACACCGGCCCGGCAGACCTCATTGTCTGCCGGGCCCGACTTCCGCAAAGACATTTTAAGCCGCGACCGGCACACGCACCGGCTCCGCTGCACGTCCGCTATTCGCCGCGTGTGCTTCCAAGGCGTCTCGCTCCATCAAGTTATACATATGCGGAATGGCATTGATACGATCCGGCACTTCATCCTGATTCGTGAACATGGCCGCATAACTGTGCTTGTCATCCGGATGATATCCATGCATCGCGCGGATCGGCCTCTCGCCCATATGGCTCGGCACGATCAAGACACCTTCCTGCACGAGGAAGATCATCTCACCGAATTGATGATCCGGGAAGTACGTCCCCAAAGTCTGCAGCTCGACGTTCGTAAGAATGCGCCCTTCCTGCACTTCATTCAGCGCATTGGTGACAAAGCGTTTCGCCTGGTCGTTGAAGAACCAGAAACGCGCCATCGTGGAGTCATACACCACCGCATAGTCCTTCTCCATCTTGATGGGCAGCTTGTTGATCACTGCTTGCAGGTCGAGGTGTTTGTCGCAATTCGCCATGCCATGATCGCTGAAAACGTAGAGACGCACTTCGTCGTAATTCGCCTCCGCTTCCTTCATCAAGCGGTCCATCCACAATTCATAGGCGCGCAGCTTCTCGGGGACTTTGGGCGAATTATTTCCCACCATGTGCATCAAACCATCCAGCGCCGGCCAATAAAGGAATGCGAAATCAATGCTCTGCTTGCGGATATCCACCAGCAGGTCCTCAAGATTCTGTTCCTCGGTCTGCTCCGGCTTGCTCACATGATACGGGATGC comes from the Verrucomicrobiia bacterium genome and includes:
- a CDS encoding DUF2334 domain-containing protein, with product MHYVILRDDDTNAFTPVEYLERLYRPFLNRGLPVNLATIPSVRSDVTLPDGSPEGYLLAKGQNSPPFAPLTDNPKLVDYLHKNDGYQVLQHGCHHDTWEFDLKNRSEIISRLQHGAKCLADAGFSQPSTFVAPHDKLSKESYEELVKRFSVVSTGWFELRRLPTVWWPQFLWKKVNRHPHWQVDQTLLLSHPGCLLSCYRSYDTMLDRIGEAIDRQPVTVLVTHWWEYFRNNTPDDRFIEVLHRTADYLASRSDVRVISFSELAKNRPVLN
- a CDS encoding alkaline phosphatase family protein — translated: MKKILPLFVFIDACGWEIVKKDPFLRLHAPYRRPLTSVFGYSSACIPSILSGAWPSAHRNWCYFVHDPVNSPFKFLKPLSWLPKAVTSRRIFRRWLSKLVKWKLDFKGYFDLYNIPFKYISLFDFTEKKSPLQPKGMNQGSNIFDFLSGQGIPYHVSKPEQTEEQNLEDLLVDIRKQSIDFAFLYWPALDGLMHMVGNNSPKVPEKLRAYELWMDRLMKEAEANYDEVRLYVFSDHGMANCDKHLDLQAVINKLPIKMEKDYAVVYDSTMARFWFFNDQAKRFVTNALNEVQEGRILTNVELQTLGTYFPDHQFGEMIFLVQEGVLIVPSHMGERPIRAMHGYHPDDKHSYAAMFTNQDEVPDRINAIPHMYNLMERDALEAHAANSGRAAEPVRVPVAA